DNA sequence from the Nitrospira sp. genome:
GCAGCATGGCGTCGCACCATCCAATTGGGCCCAAGAAGTCCTTCCATCAACGCATCGACCGCTCGAGCATCGCCGATCTTTTTCAGCACCCGGGCCACATCCTCTCGCACGGTTCCATCACCAAGCGCCTCAATCAATCCGGGCGTTGCCCGCGAGTCGCCGATGCGTTCCAACGCCCACACTGCCGCCGTCCTGACCGCCCCGTCTTTATCTTTGAGCGCCGCCATCAAAGGATCGACCGCACGCGGATCGCGGAACCGGCCGAGGGCATTGGCAGCCTGCTCACGGATCGCCCATTCATCGTCGCGCAAGGCTTCGATCAGCTGATCGAACGCCACGGGACCGATGCGCACCACCGCCGTCGCCGCGGCCTCGCGGATGACTACATCTTCGTCTGCCATCAAGCCGATCAGTTGTGGAACGGCCTCGATACCCATTTGCCCGAGACTCGCCATCGCATGGTCCCGCAGCGCCTCATTGTCATCTCGCAGCGCGGCAATCAGTTGTGCAATTCGCTCGGCATCACTCATGATCCTCCGACTCCTCCTGTCCAACCGGCTGTTCGCCTTCAAGTGCCGCCAGTTTGTCCGCAATGAGGCCGGCGCTGTATGACACGATGCCGTCCCGGTCGCTCCGCAACCGGTTGAACAGCTCGCTATAGGGACGCAGGACCTCGACGTCTTTGATCTTCGCCAATGCCTCAATCGCCATCACGCGTAACGGCCTGATCGGGATGGCCTCGATATACAATTGTGCCGGACGCGGGTCGCCGATCAGCCCCAATGACTTCACGGCGTACTCCTTCACTCCGGTATCCTTATCCTTCTGCAGCCGCTTCATGAGCGGTTCAACTGCGCGCACATCGCCAATCTTCCCCAGCAAATCCGCGGAAGCTTCGCGAATCAGCCAATCGTCATCCTCGAGATACTCGATTAAAATCTCCACCGCCGGCCGGCCGACTCCCAGGAGGTCCATCACCACGGCCATGCGGGCTTCTTCACGTTCACTCGCGCCTTCCACATCGCGCAAGGCGTTAAACGTGCTGTCGATCCGTTCCCGGACCGCGCCCAGCTTCTTCAGCGTCCGCACGGCGATTTCGCGTACCGCCGGTGAGGCCATGGCATCAATCAATCCGTCGGCTGAGCGCGGGTCGAGCAGGTGTTCGAGAATCGTCGCCGCCGTCGCCTGCGCCTCGGCGTCCGGATGTCTCAGCATGTCGCACAGGGGCGTGATCGCATTTGGGATCACCCCCAAGAGCTGCCGAACGCGATGACGCACATCCTCATCGGGCGACTCATGGAGATTGCGCACCAAGCCCGCGGCAGTGTCATCATCGAGATTGCCGGCCATCTGCTCCAACGCAGTAAACGCCGCTTGGCGAACCGATTCCTCGGAATCCCTCAGCACGGCGACCAGCGCCACCCCCGCAGCGGGATCCTTGATACGCGCCAACATCGCCGCCGCTTCGACTCGAAGCGGGACATCCCCCGTCTGCAACCCGTGCGTCAAGGCCTGCACGGCACGCGGACCACCAGCCAGACAGGCCGCTGTCGCGCGCATCCGCCGCCACTCCTCTTCGTGGGTCAATTCACCAACAAGTGTTTCGATACTTTCTTTCGGCATAGTCCCTAACAAGACACAGCACGCAGGAAACCGGAGGTACTTGCTAGACGCGTCCCGCGCGCCATCCGACAGCCGTTAACGTTTCCCGCACATGGTACCGCACGTTTTCATCCTGTTCTTTCGCCAACATCGGCAAGAGCGAGGGAATCACCGTCGGGCCAAATTTCGTAAGCGCCGCTGCCGCTTCGGACCTGGTGATGGTATTCCGCAAGGCCACGATGAGCGAGGGAATCGCCACGGCATCGGCAATCATGCCCAGTGCGCGAGCCGCCATGCCCATTGTGGCCATTTCGTCAGTCCAGCCATCGGCACAAGGCGTCGCCGAATCTCTGGGCTCCCCAAGCGGCGCCCCTTCAACCACCCGCCGCAACAGCGGCACCACACGGCGATCACCGATGTGACCAAGGGCTTCAACGGCCAGGAGCCGGAGCCCCGGTTCCTTCATGGCCACGACCAGATAGTCAACCGCACGCGCATCGCGAATCGCCCCGAGCGCTCTGACCACATCCTCACGAATCGCCGAATCGCGCTCATTGAATAAGGCCCGGAGCAAGGGCTCCACGGCATCCGGAGATTTCAGCTTGCCCAACGCCTCTACGGCATGCAGGCGGACCAACCACTCCTCATGCTGCAGGGCCTCGATCAGCCCAGCAACCGCCGCAGCTCCGATGGTCGCCAGCGCGCTGGAGGCTTCCTCCCGCACAGCTTTGACTTTGTCTTGCAACAGCGGCATCAGCAAGGGAACGGCTTGCGGATCAGCAATTCGCCCCAACCCCTTGGCCGCATGCATGCGCACAATCCAGTCACGGCTTCCCAAGGCCTGCATGAGCGGCAACAAGACTCGCGCATCTGCCAGAGTGGCGAGAATGGCCGACGCGGCTTCCTGTACTTGCAGGGCCGGATCCGCCAGACATCCAGCAAGCGCCGGTACTGAGACCGGTCCGAGTGCAGACAGCGCCCCAACGGCCGCCTCACGCACCGCACGGTCGGAATCGCGCAGCGCCTTCGTCAGCGGGAGAACAGCGCGCGCATCCTGGAGAACGCCCAGCAACGTCGCCGCTTCCTCGCGAATAGCCCAATCGTCATCCGACAATGCTGCGATCTGCTCACTGACCCTGTCGGCCATGGTACCTCGGTCTCCGGTGGGGCCATCGACCTTCGCGTCAGATTCGGGTGCGGATTGATCCGGCACTCAGAGTGGAGACGAAACGGTAGGAGCGCCGGACACTCTTCACAGGCACAGTGTGCCCCGAGAGCCCCGTCGGTTACCGCACCGATCCTTTTGCGAAATCTCCGCTCGGCCCGAAGCGTCCGATATCCCCCAACGGCCGATCGACGCGAAGATTGTCGGCTTGACTGGAATCCACCGAGGTGTCGTCATCTGAGGGGGTCCAGCCCAAATGCTCCAGCGTTTCCACGACCA
Encoded proteins:
- a CDS encoding HEAT repeat domain-containing protein encodes the protein MADRVSEQIAALSDDDWAIREEAATLLGVLQDARAVLPLTKALRDSDRAVREAAVGALSALGPVSVPALAGCLADPALQVQEAASAILATLADARVLLPLMQALGSRDWIVRMHAAKGLGRIADPQAVPLLMPLLQDKVKAVREEASSALATIGAAAVAGLIEALQHEEWLVRLHAVEALGKLKSPDAVEPLLRALFNERDSAIREDVVRALGAIRDARAVDYLVVAMKEPGLRLLAVEALGHIGDRRVVPLLRRVVEGAPLGEPRDSATPCADGWTDEMATMGMAARALGMIADAVAIPSLIVALRNTITRSEAAAALTKFGPTVIPSLLPMLAKEQDENVRYHVRETLTAVGWRAGRV
- a CDS encoding HEAT repeat domain-containing protein is translated as MRATAACLAGGPRAVQALTHGLQTGDVPLRVEAAAMLARIKDPAAGVALVAVLRDSEESVRQAAFTALEQMAGNLDDDTAAGLVRNLHESPDEDVRHRVRQLLGVIPNAITPLCDMLRHPDAEAQATAATILEHLLDPRSADGLIDAMASPAVREIAVRTLKKLGAVRERIDSTFNALRDVEGASEREEARMAVVMDLLGVGRPAVEILIEYLEDDDWLIREASADLLGKIGDVRAVEPLMKRLQKDKDTGVKEYAVKSLGLIGDPRPAQLYIEAIPIRPLRVMAIEALAKIKDVEVLRPYSELFNRLRSDRDGIVSYSAGLIADKLAALEGEQPVGQEESEDHE
- a CDS encoding HEAT repeat domain-containing protein, giving the protein MSDAERIAQLIAALRDDNEALRDHAMASLGQMGIEAVPQLIGLMADEDVVIREAAATAVVRIGPVAFDQLIEALRDDEWAIREQAANALGRFRDPRAVDPLMAALKDKDGAVRTAAVWALERIGDSRATPGLIEALGDGTVREDVARVLKKIGDARAVDALMEGLLGPNWMVRRHAAEALGKIGDPRSAEALIQSLQDEDWLVRRNAAESLARLGAKQAIEPLLPLLEDENTMVQETVEGVLASLGWKQATSS